The following are from one region of the Planctomycetaceae bacterium genome:
- a CDS encoding DEAD/DEAH box helicase: MSSLPDAEEIALRYLEQLPWPPYPFQEQAILGWFDDDDGLMVCAPTGTGKTVIAETALYEALLTGRRAYYTTPLIALTEQKFHELQESVERWGFSRDDVGLVTGNRRVNPDARILVVVAEILLNRLLSPDEFSFADVSAVVMDEFHTFNDPERGIVWELSLGLLPKNVRVLLISATVGNAVDFVVWLNRQHDRRLRLLQSEERRVPLEFRWVPDQLLAEQLEIMADGDDESRYTPALVFCFNRSECWSVAEQLKGRRLLADGQQQQLQHEIDRMDWSAGAGGKLKQILIRGVGIHHAGLLPKYRRAIEHLFQKKLLSVCVCTETLAAGINLPARSVVMTSLLKGPPGNLKLIDASSAHQMFGRAGRPQFDDRGYVFTVAHEDDVKLFRWQEKYDAIPEDTKDPLVLRAKKALKKKMPKRRPGESYWTEKQFESLRAAPPGKLSSRGRFPWRLLAFLIRKSGTVSSLRDSVRRRLLDSQEKEVAEKSLKRMLMTLEAGGFITLQPPPPNLVATADDAPAFRSRVAGTEAAFEVSMEALRSSAKNSVWAAGIVPDESLSEIHDFSSHEDVDGSDFGEGGNPAQPLRHSRAGGNPARPLRHSRGGGNPAQPRRHSRAGGNPAQPCRNVPRPPRSTH, from the coding sequence ATGAGTTCACTCCCCGACGCCGAAGAAATCGCACTGCGGTATCTCGAACAACTGCCGTGGCCGCCGTATCCGTTTCAGGAACAGGCCATCCTTGGCTGGTTTGACGACGATGACGGCCTGATGGTGTGTGCTCCGACGGGCACCGGCAAGACCGTCATCGCGGAAACGGCGCTCTACGAAGCGCTGCTGACCGGACGGCGAGCCTACTACACGACTCCGCTGATCGCTCTGACCGAACAGAAGTTTCATGAACTGCAGGAGTCCGTCGAACGCTGGGGGTTCTCGCGCGACGATGTCGGTCTGGTCACCGGTAACCGGCGAGTCAACCCGGACGCCCGCATTCTGGTGGTCGTTGCGGAAATTCTGCTGAACCGGCTGCTGAGTCCCGACGAATTCTCCTTTGCCGACGTTTCCGCCGTGGTGATGGACGAGTTCCACACGTTCAACGATCCGGAACGGGGCATCGTCTGGGAGCTTTCGCTGGGACTGCTGCCAAAGAATGTCCGAGTTCTGCTGATCAGTGCCACAGTCGGCAACGCCGTGGATTTCGTCGTCTGGCTGAACCGACAGCACGATCGGCGGCTGCGTCTGCTGCAAAGCGAAGAGCGCCGCGTGCCGCTGGAGTTTCGGTGGGTGCCGGATCAGCTGTTGGCCGAACAACTGGAAATCATGGCCGATGGCGATGACGAGTCTCGCTACACGCCGGCTTTGGTGTTCTGCTTCAATCGCAGCGAATGCTGGAGCGTTGCCGAACAGTTGAAGGGACGTCGCCTGCTCGCGGACGGCCAGCAGCAGCAGTTGCAGCACGAAATTGATCGCATGGACTGGTCCGCCGGAGCCGGAGGCAAGCTGAAACAGATCCTGATACGCGGCGTCGGCATTCATCATGCGGGCCTGTTGCCGAAGTACCGCAGAGCGATCGAGCATCTGTTTCAGAAGAAGCTGCTTTCCGTCTGCGTGTGTACGGAAACACTTGCCGCGGGCATTAACCTGCCAGCACGCTCCGTCGTGATGACATCGCTGCTGAAGGGGCCGCCAGGCAATCTGAAGCTGATCGACGCCAGTTCCGCCCATCAGATGTTCGGCCGAGCCGGACGACCACAGTTTGACGATCGAGGCTATGTGTTCACGGTCGCTCATGAGGACGACGTGAAGCTGTTTCGCTGGCAGGAAAAGTACGACGCGATCCCCGAGGACACGAAGGATCCTTTGGTGCTGAGGGCGAAGAAGGCGCTGAAGAAGAAGATGCCCAAACGGCGTCCCGGCGAAAGTTATTGGACGGAAAAGCAATTCGAATCGCTGCGCGCCGCGCCTCCGGGAAAGCTGTCGAGTCGCGGTCGTTTTCCGTGGCGGCTGCTGGCGTTTCTGATTCGCAAGTCGGGAACCGTGTCGTCGCTGCGCGATTCCGTGCGCCGCCGATTACTGGATTCGCAGGAAAAGGAAGTCGCCGAAAAGTCACTGAAGCGAATGCTGATGACTCTGGAAGCCGGAGGTTTCATCACTCTGCAGCCTCCACCGCCGAATCTTGTTGCAACAGCCGACGATGCTCCAGCGTTTCGCAGCCGGGTCGCCGGAACGGAAGCCGCGTTTGAAGTGTCAATGGAAGCACTTCGCAGCAGTGCGAAGAATTCGGTCTGGGCGGCAGGCATCGTGCCCGATGAATCACTGAGCGAGATCCACGACTTCAGCAGCCACGAAGACGTCGACGGCAGCGACTTCGGAGAAGGCGGGAACCCAGCACAACCCCTCCGTCATTCCCGCGCAGGCGGGAACCCAGCACGACCCCTCCGTCATTCCCGCGGAGGCGGGAACCCAGCACAACCCCGCCGTCATTCCCGCGCAGGCGGGAACCCAGCACAACCCTGCCGCAACGTCCCCCGGCCTCCTCGGTCAACTCATTAA
- a CDS encoding VWA domain-containing protein gives MPELPFQLEFSRPEWLIALLVISLLVAGYLKSLVDLPKKQLRTSLVVRCVIVMLLVLSLAGLNLLSRGDDVFVVFAVDESMSLDEDAAFAAAAEFISAATEGMPEDRFAVLSFAAEPGEFAKQLAVRRDSADIDASSRRDIPADIATGSKSLRPGTDIAAAIEIAAAAVPPNYVPHVVLLSDGNETAGDALSAAASSGLRISTVPLPVRNDPELQLAAVNVPAQVAEGEPFTIEVIVTANHADIVRIDLFGGEFRIASELKSVQAGENRFPFTEQITEPTQYTASIRSPAVAADGAEYFNDTLLDNNTASGLVFVAGKPKILLVDSTPETTQNLVWALEEEGIAIDTRPPDGLPASVTELQNYDAVVLSNIPSTDLTVQQMTAIRSYVSEVGGGLIMLGGDQSFGLGGYQKTVVEEVLPVRCDFEKEKEKPGLALVLVIDKSGSMGGQKIELAKDAARAAVELLGVRDQIGVIAFDGSPVWVSELRPVTQRGAVTDRIAAIEPGGGTSMYPAMEQAFAALKATTARLKHVIVLTDGYSTPGDFAGITQDMVNERITVSTVGIGDTDQELLRQIAELGSGRYYYTDDPSSIPQIFAKETLTASKSAISEEPFLPQVMRASSVLANLDFEAAPFLLGYVVTRTKPTSEVILATESGDPLLAWWRYGVGISVAFTSDASSRWAAEWLTWDGFNPFWAQVVRYAVRKKESKGFVVDIARHGDLATISIDATQPDGEFLNGLDTRLQLISPQLATQSITLPQTSPGRYQSNIQLTEPGAWSLQLTQTRGSEILFRQTRGIVVGYSDELRLRPVNDELLQSLSSTTGGTFNVSPSNVFEPLPGDSAWRLIPLWPWLLSAALVLFVCDVALRRLDMSRVFGSELHRTHLRT, from the coding sequence ATGCCTGAACTGCCCTTTCAACTTGAGTTTTCCCGCCCGGAGTGGCTGATCGCGCTGCTGGTCATTTCGCTGCTGGTGGCTGGGTACCTGAAGAGCCTGGTGGACCTGCCGAAGAAGCAACTGCGGACGTCGCTGGTGGTTCGCTGCGTGATCGTGATGCTGCTGGTGCTGAGTCTCGCCGGACTGAATCTGTTAAGCCGCGGCGATGACGTCTTCGTTGTGTTTGCTGTCGACGAAAGCATGAGCCTTGATGAAGACGCCGCATTCGCTGCCGCAGCAGAATTCATTTCGGCCGCCACCGAGGGGATGCCGGAAGACCGGTTCGCGGTGTTATCGTTTGCAGCCGAACCTGGGGAATTCGCGAAGCAGCTTGCCGTACGACGTGACTCCGCTGACATCGATGCCTCTTCGCGGCGCGATATTCCTGCGGACATCGCGACCGGATCGAAGTCCCTCCGCCCCGGCACCGACATTGCCGCAGCGATCGAAATCGCCGCAGCCGCTGTTCCGCCGAACTATGTGCCGCACGTCGTGCTGCTGTCCGACGGCAATGAAACAGCCGGTGATGCTCTGTCGGCGGCGGCGTCATCCGGCCTGAGAATTTCCACGGTTCCGCTGCCGGTTCGCAACGATCCGGAACTGCAGCTTGCCGCAGTCAACGTGCCGGCTCAGGTGGCCGAAGGAGAGCCGTTTACCATCGAAGTCATTGTCACGGCAAATCACGCCGACATTGTCCGCATCGATTTGTTTGGCGGCGAGTTTCGAATTGCTTCGGAACTGAAATCCGTTCAGGCCGGTGAGAACCGATTTCCCTTCACCGAGCAGATCACTGAGCCCACGCAGTACACCGCATCGATCCGGTCACCAGCCGTGGCGGCGGACGGAGCGGAATACTTCAACGATACGCTGCTGGATAACAACACGGCATCGGGCCTGGTGTTTGTGGCCGGCAAGCCGAAGATTCTGCTGGTCGACAGCACTCCGGAAACGACTCAAAACCTTGTCTGGGCGCTGGAAGAGGAAGGCATCGCCATCGACACGCGGCCACCGGACGGCCTGCCGGCGTCTGTTACCGAGTTGCAGAATTACGACGCTGTTGTGCTTTCCAACATTCCGTCGACGGACCTGACGGTTCAGCAGATGACGGCGATCCGGTCGTATGTCAGCGAAGTCGGCGGCGGTCTGATTATGCTCGGCGGCGATCAGAGTTTCGGTCTGGGCGGCTACCAGAAAACCGTCGTCGAAGAAGTGCTGCCGGTTCGCTGCGACTTTGAAAAGGAAAAGGAAAAGCCGGGACTGGCCCTGGTCCTGGTGATCGACAAGTCCGGTTCGATGGGTGGCCAGAAGATTGAACTGGCCAAAGACGCTGCTCGTGCCGCCGTGGAACTGCTGGGCGTCAGAGACCAGATCGGTGTGATCGCGTTTGACGGGTCTCCGGTATGGGTCAGCGAACTGCGCCCGGTGACTCAGCGAGGTGCCGTGACGGACCGGATCGCCGCAATCGAACCCGGCGGCGGAACATCGATGTACCCGGCGATGGAACAGGCATTCGCCGCGCTAAAAGCGACGACCGCCAGGCTGAAACATGTCATCGTGCTGACGGATGGGTACTCGACGCCCGGCGACTTCGCCGGCATCACACAGGATATGGTCAACGAACGCATCACTGTTTCCACCGTCGGGATCGGCGACACGGATCAGGAACTGCTGCGGCAGATCGCTGAACTCGGCAGCGGTCGCTACTACTACACGGACGATCCGTCTTCGATTCCGCAGATCTTTGCGAAGGAGACGCTGACCGCCAGCAAGTCGGCCATCAGCGAAGAACCGTTTCTGCCGCAGGTGATGCGTGCGTCATCGGTGCTCGCGAACCTGGATTTTGAGGCCGCTCCGTTTCTGCTGGGCTATGTCGTGACGCGGACCAAGCCCACCAGTGAAGTCATCCTGGCGACGGAATCCGGCGACCCGCTGCTTGCCTGGTGGCGCTACGGTGTCGGCATCAGCGTGGCGTTTACTTCGGACGCCAGCAGCCGATGGGCGGCGGAATGGCTGACGTGGGACGGTTTCAATCCGTTCTGGGCACAGGTCGTGCGGTACGCCGTTCGAAAAAAGGAATCGAAGGGTTTCGTTGTCGACATCGCCCGCCACGGTGATCTGGCCACGATTTCGATCGATGCCACGCAGCCGGATGGTGAGTTTCTGAACGGTCTCGACACGCGGCTGCAACTGATCAGCCCGCAACTGGCGACTCAATCGATCACGCTGCCGCAGACTTCGCCGGGGCGGTATCAGTCGAACATTCAACTGACGGAACCAGGCGCGTGGAGTCTGCAACTGACGCAAACCCGCGGTTCGGAGATCCTGTTCCGCCAAACGCGCGGGATCGTCGTCGGCTACAGCGACGAACTTCGGCTGCGTCCGGTGAACGATGAGCTTCTGCAGTCCCTGTCGTCGACAACGGGAGGTACGTTCAACGTAAGCCCATCGAATGTCTTCGAACCGCTGCCGGGCGATTCCGCGTGGAGACTGATTCCGTTGTGGCCGTGGCTGCTGTCTGCCGCTTTGGTATTGTTTGTCTGCGACGTCGCTCTGCGGCGACTGGACATGAGTCGCGTGTTCGGCAGTGAACTCCACCGAACTCATCTTCGAACCTGA